In Gimesia benthica, a single window of DNA contains:
- the rplA gene encoding 50S ribosomal protein L1 → MGKQSKRTKHYNEKLSGLGTVSLEEAVGALKSLDSDLPAAIKPVKMDQTVELAVRLGVDPRQADQLVRGSIILPHGIGKAQRVVVFAQGANLEAAEAAGADAAGGKDLADKIKGGWLDFDVAIATPDMMGVVGPLGRVLGPRGLMPSPRAGTVTQDVETAVKDYKAGKVEFRVDAGGNVHCRVGKMSFEPTQLIENIQAMLKYLDSLRPSSVKGAYVRNVAVSATMSPGISVAL, encoded by the coding sequence ATGGGAAAACAATCCAAGCGGACAAAGCATTACAATGAAAAGCTGTCAGGCCTCGGCACTGTCAGTCTGGAAGAAGCTGTAGGGGCGCTGAAATCGCTGGATAGCGATCTGCCAGCTGCTATCAAGCCGGTCAAAATGGACCAGACTGTAGAACTGGCTGTGCGTCTGGGTGTCGATCCCCGCCAGGCAGACCAGCTGGTGCGTGGTTCGATCATTCTTCCACACGGGATTGGTAAGGCACAGCGGGTTGTTGTATTCGCCCAGGGCGCCAATCTGGAAGCTGCCGAAGCCGCTGGTGCAGATGCCGCTGGTGGTAAAGATCTGGCTGACAAGATTAAAGGTGGCTGGCTCGACTTTGACGTCGCGATCGCAACTCCCGATATGATGGGTGTGGTTGGTCCACTCGGTCGTGTGCTTGGTCCACGCGGTCTGATGCCTTCGCCTCGTGCTGGTACGGTTACCCAGGATGTGGAAACTGCAGTCAAAGATTACAAGGCTGGTAAAGTCGAATTTCGTGTCGACGCTGGTGGAAACGTGCATTGCCGGGTTGGCAAAATGTCGTTTGAACCAACTCAGTTAATCGAAAATATCCAGGCGATGCTGAAGTATCTGGACAGCTTGCGTCCTTCTTCAGTCAAAGGTGCTTATGTGAGAAACGTCGCCGTTTCGGCAACCATGAGCCCGGGGATTTCTGTTGCCCTGTAG
- the rplJ gene encoding 50S ribosomal protein L10, which produces MSKFVKEMIISEIESQIGDVRDFVVIDSAKVDAITDNSFRIKLQEKGLTALTVKNSLARRAFANKGIEGLEEVLKGPSTLVWGGEDIVELSKEMSKWAKEIQELDIKGGLTEGTSLSTDDVTKLSKSPGRVELIADIVGRILGPGSQLAGAIKGPGGTVVGQIKSIAEGEEG; this is translated from the coding sequence ATGAGTAAATTTGTAAAAGAAATGATCATCTCGGAGATTGAATCCCAGATCGGCGATGTCCGCGACTTCGTCGTGATAGATTCTGCAAAAGTGGATGCGATTACTGATAACAGTTTTCGTATCAAGCTGCAGGAAAAGGGGCTCACTGCTCTGACAGTCAAGAACTCACTCGCTCGACGGGCATTTGCCAATAAAGGCATTGAAGGGTTGGAAGAGGTTCTTAAGGGGCCTTCAACTCTGGTCTGGGGTGGTGAAGATATCGTTGAGCTCTCTAAAGAGATGAGCAAATGGGCCAAGGAAATCCAGGAGCTCGACATCAAGGGTGGTCTGACAGAGGGAACCTCGCTGTCCACTGATGATGTGACCAAGCTGAGCAAGAGCCCGGGTCGTGTGGAACTGATCGCAGACATTGTCGGTCGAATCCTCGGACCTGGTTCACAGCTTGCAGGTGCAATCAAAGGGCCCGGTGGAACCGTGGTCGGGCAGATCAAGTCGATCGCCGAAGGCGAAGAAGGATAG
- the rplL gene encoding 50S ribosomal protein L7/L12, with product MATAEATTEFGEETKELGDKIAGLTLLQAKELADYLEEVHGIKAAAGGAVMMAGPAGGGDGGGEAAEEKTEFDVILTGFGDNKIPVIKVVRGATGLGLKEAKELVEGAPKPLKEGVSKEDAEALVKEVEEAGGTAEVK from the coding sequence ATGGCGACAGCCGAAGCAACAACTGAATTTGGTGAAGAAACCAAAGAACTGGGCGACAAAATTGCTGGTTTGACTCTGCTCCAGGCTAAAGAACTGGCTGATTACCTCGAAGAAGTTCATGGAATCAAAGCTGCAGCCGGTGGCGCCGTAATGATGGCTGGCCCTGCTGGTGGTGGAGACGGTGGCGGTGAAGCTGCTGAAGAAAAGACTGAATTCGACGTCATTCTGACCGGATTCGGTGACAACAAGATTCCTGTCATTAAAGTCGTTCGTGGCGCCACAGGCCTCGGTCTGAAGGAAGCCAAAGAACTGGTAGAAGGTGCTCCTAAACCACTGAAAGAAGGTGTCTCCAAGGAAGATGCTGAAGCTCTGGTTAAGGAAGTCGAAGAAGCAGGCGGTACTGCTGAAGTTAAGTAA